Proteins from a genomic interval of Sporolactobacillus sp. Y61:
- a CDS encoding HAMP domain-containing sensor histidine kinase, with product MKLKTRIQVLTTGLVLITLLVTNLAIYLLFYTMTVHGEQDRVARQAGNIMITLNAENAAQVDPEHLIRGYLPEDGMIRLVTRAAKVKIAAATDSSYNRVPTVFHDRETKRTEEIGGKLSVIASVPMIWRDGSIVSLEVIQNIDAIRRNMNLLKIVLALTSLIILIPILFTTQMLSRLILNPIHAMIRTMEKIQQGDQMQKIKWKNKSKDELQQLADTFNRMIDRLEHSFEKQKQFVSDASHELKTPLTVVESYAALLKRWGREKPDVLDEAIQAIHSEALRMKSLIGQMLLLAQSDDEWTLDVTRVDIIRLADETGRQMGKVYDRHIRTISTFTSLPCDMDVAKIRQLLVILLDNAIKYSKESITIRIGTDDNSLEIRVEDRGTGIPEKDQEKVFDRFFRVDKVRSRETGGSGLGLAIARHIVSAHKGRMKLQSVEGIGTCVIVLLPLHRELNK from the coding sequence ATGAAGCTGAAAACAAGGATTCAGGTGCTCACCACCGGACTGGTTCTGATCACCCTGCTTGTGACAAACCTGGCCATTTATCTGCTTTTTTACACCATGACCGTCCACGGCGAACAGGATCGGGTCGCCCGGCAGGCGGGCAACATCATGATCACGCTGAATGCAGAAAACGCCGCGCAGGTGGACCCGGAGCACCTGATCCGCGGCTATCTGCCTGAAGACGGCATGATCCGCCTGGTGACCAGGGCTGCAAAAGTGAAAATTGCGGCTGCAACCGATTCTTCCTATAACCGGGTTCCAACTGTTTTTCACGATCGAGAGACGAAGCGCACGGAGGAGATTGGAGGCAAACTTTCTGTCATCGCCTCTGTTCCGATGATCTGGCGCGACGGATCCATTGTCAGTCTCGAGGTCATCCAGAACATCGATGCCATCCGCCGAAACATGAACCTGCTGAAGATTGTACTCGCCCTGACCTCTCTGATCATCCTGATTCCAATTCTTTTCACCACTCAGATGCTGAGCCGGCTGATTCTCAATCCGATTCATGCCATGATCCGGACAATGGAGAAAATTCAGCAGGGGGACCAGATGCAGAAAATCAAATGGAAAAACAAATCAAAAGATGAGCTGCAGCAGCTGGCAGATACCTTTAACCGGATGATTGACCGACTGGAGCACAGTTTTGAAAAACAAAAGCAGTTTGTCTCAGATGCCTCACATGAACTGAAAACTCCGCTGACCGTCGTCGAAAGTTACGCTGCGCTGTTGAAACGCTGGGGCCGTGAAAAGCCGGACGTACTGGATGAAGCCATCCAGGCGATCCATTCGGAAGCCCTCCGGATGAAGTCCCTGATCGGACAGATGCTGCTGCTTGCACAGAGTGATGATGAATGGACCCTTGACGTGACGCGGGTCGATATCATCCGGCTCGCAGATGAAACGGGACGGCAGATGGGAAAGGTATACGATCGACACATCCGGACGATCTCCACGTTTACCAGCCTGCCTTGCGACATGGATGTGGCGAAAATCCGCCAGCTGCTCGTGATCTTACTCGACAACGCCATCAAGTACAGCAAAGAGTCGATCACCATCCGGATTGGGACTGACGATAATTCCCTTGAAATCAGAGTGGAAGACCGTGGCACAGGTATTCCTGAAAAAGATCAGGAGAAAGTGTTCGACCGCTTTTTCCGTGTAGATAAAGTGCGCAGCCGGGAAACCGGTGGATCAGGACTCGGTCTGGCCATTGCACGGCATATTGTTTCCGCCCATAAAGGCCGGATGAAACTGCAAAGTGTCGAAGGAATCGGGACGTGTGTCATTGTCCTTCTGCCACTTCACAGGGAGTTGAATAAATGA
- a CDS encoding PepSY domain-containing protein, translating to MKKILAALAILGVFILAGTTFSLLASSPDVSRADEAVVYTDDDLKDDDSRAENDDNLKDDDTRAENDDDLKGDDGRVENDDDSRDDDAKKQTQRKPETDVVSADQAAEAAVKAIPGKVTELDRDSDDGKVEYEVEIDDRNHHEKEVTVDGKTGKVTAERDDDDDRESAEDDDEGEHDDDGEHDDDEDDEED from the coding sequence ATGAAAAAAATTCTGGCAGCATTGGCAATTCTCGGGGTATTCATTCTGGCAGGCACCACTTTCAGCTTACTTGCGAGTTCACCGGATGTATCCCGGGCAGATGAAGCCGTCGTCTATACCGATGACGATCTGAAAGACGACGACAGCCGTGCCGAAAATGACGACAATCTGAAGGACGACGACACACGTGCAGAAAATGACGACGATCTGAAGGGCGATGACGGCCGCGTCGAAAATGATGACGATTCGAGAGATGATGATGCTAAAAAGCAGACGCAGAGGAAGCCGGAAACTGATGTCGTCTCTGCTGATCAGGCGGCAGAAGCAGCTGTGAAGGCAATCCCTGGGAAGGTTACCGAACTGGACCGGGACAGTGATGACGGAAAAGTGGAATATGAAGTCGAGATTGACGACAGGAACCACCACGAAAAAGAAGTCACTGTAGACGGCAAAACCGGAAAAGTAACCGCTGAACGTGATGATGACGATGACAGAGAGAGCGCTGAAGATGATGATGAAGGCGAGCATGATGATGACGGTGAACACGACGATGACGAAGATGATGAAGAGGATTAA
- a CDS encoding PepSY domain-containing protein — translation MKKKKAGWIAGLTLFTLVTAAGVALAMDYGERIPEDRIASAAVERYGGKILSVRLENQNGREVYLMALRHPRGEYQLTLDAETGSTVALKKTKNASSVAPAPETITEKQAGSIATKRTGGAILSVEKGELEGRAVYTVRTRSGSNTTELKIGAADGAIISEQALPAPEQKKEPKTVISEQEARTLALKKVKGTVIRSRLEENDDQYEYQVTIQSGKGTAEVYVHAYSGKTSISWNDDDADDETDESENEQDENETDEED, via the coding sequence ATGAAGAAGAAAAAAGCAGGGTGGATCGCCGGCCTGACCCTTTTCACCCTGGTTACCGCAGCCGGTGTTGCACTGGCCATGGATTATGGAGAACGGATTCCTGAAGACCGGATCGCAAGTGCTGCCGTTGAACGATATGGTGGAAAAATCCTTTCAGTCCGGCTGGAGAATCAAAACGGACGTGAGGTGTACCTCATGGCTCTCAGGCATCCGCGCGGGGAGTACCAGCTGACGCTTGACGCCGAAACCGGAAGTACTGTGGCTTTGAAAAAAACAAAGAACGCCTCATCTGTCGCACCCGCGCCTGAGACGATCACCGAAAAACAGGCAGGATCCATTGCGACAAAGCGAACCGGTGGAGCCATTCTGTCTGTTGAAAAAGGTGAACTGGAGGGCCGGGCGGTCTACACTGTCCGGACCCGCTCAGGCAGTAACACCACCGAACTGAAGATTGGTGCGGCAGACGGAGCCATTATAAGCGAACAGGCGCTGCCTGCCCCGGAGCAGAAAAAAGAACCAAAGACTGTGATCAGTGAACAGGAGGCACGAACGCTCGCACTAAAAAAAGTGAAAGGAACCGTCATCCGGTCCCGTCTTGAAGAAAATGATGATCAATATGAATATCAGGTGACCATTCAATCCGGTAAGGGGACGGCAGAAGTCTATGTCCATGCCTACAGTGGGAAAACCTCAATCAGCTGGAATGATGACGACGCAGATGATGAAACGGATGAAAGTGAAAATGAACAGGATGAAAATGAAACCGATGAAGAGGATTGA